From Culicoidibacter larvae, a single genomic window includes:
- a CDS encoding VOC family protein: MKTTNFTIDKIHLRAQDEAKMRHFYETILRFIPRQLNANTVEYAVSPFAEAVLQLTFDLEAETEGRSAGLYHYAILMQERKTLAAVLQQLIDNNYPLIGGGDHLVSEAIYLEDPEGNGIELYYDRPATEWQWQNGEVLMDTLPVDIDELLTHAYPWEGFPDSTHIGHLHFYGSNISDGDQLFINILGMDMTAEMGAHAHFYSNNHYHHHFALNTWKGSGIPLHNPAAKGLIAWQISVNADYFALIAENLIKNNRTHENDGNTIKTRDAVGSELIIKNTSA, translated from the coding sequence ATGAAAACAACAAATTTTACAATTGATAAGATTCATCTTCGTGCGCAAGATGAAGCAAAAATGCGACATTTCTATGAAACAATCCTGCGTTTCATTCCACGGCAACTCAATGCCAATACGGTTGAGTATGCTGTGTCACCTTTTGCGGAAGCGGTTTTGCAACTTACTTTTGACTTAGAAGCCGAAACAGAAGGACGAAGCGCAGGTTTATATCATTATGCAATATTGATGCAAGAGCGCAAAACCCTTGCGGCAGTACTACAGCAATTGATTGATAATAACTATCCGCTTATTGGCGGTGGCGACCACTTAGTGAGTGAAGCCATTTATTTAGAAGATCCAGAAGGAAATGGTATCGAACTTTATTACGATCGTCCGGCAACGGAGTGGCAGTGGCAGAACGGTGAAGTACTTATGGATACATTACCAGTAGACATTGATGAACTACTCACTCATGCTTATCCATGGGAAGGATTTCCAGATTCTACTCATATCGGGCACTTACATTTTTATGGTAGCAATATCAGTGATGGCGATCAGCTATTTATAAATATTTTAGGAATGGATATGACGGCAGAAATGGGTGCTCATGCACATTTCTACTCAAATAATCATTACCATCACCATTTTGCATTGAATACTTGGAAAGGCAGTGGAATACCGTTGCACAACCCTGCTGCTAAGGGCTTGATTGCATGGCAGATTTCAGTGAATGCTGACTATTTTGCACTGATTGCTGAAAACTTAATAAAAAATAACCGCACCCATGAAAATGATGGCAACACTATTAAGACTCGTGATGCCGTAGGTTCGGAATTAATTATAAAAAACACTAGCGCTTAA
- a CDS encoding pirin family protein, with translation MIQIKKPDQMGYFDHGWLKTLHHFSFADYFDRDNMHFGVLRVVNDDLIEPGIGFPTHPHNDMEIISYVVDGELSHKDSMQNASTIGRGEVQYMSAGTGVFHSEENFGSEWTRLLQIWVLPDAKGHTPNYGDFRFDWNERVNKWLHMVSSKTGNAPIKVNQDVNFNVTYLEAGKTIDFEVAQNRQAYVVQIEGHSIINGQRVEETWALESVEENLHIEADDNNSHVLVIEMAKYEG, from the coding sequence ATGATACAAATTAAAAAACCGGATCAAATGGGATACTTTGACCATGGATGGCTAAAAACACTGCACCACTTCTCATTTGCAGATTATTTCGATCGGGATAATATGCATTTTGGTGTGTTGCGGGTAGTGAACGATGACTTGATTGAACCAGGGATTGGTTTTCCAACGCATCCGCATAATGATATGGAAATTATTAGCTATGTTGTTGATGGTGAGCTTTCACATAAAGATAGTATGCAAAATGCTTCAACAATTGGTCGTGGTGAAGTACAATATATGAGTGCAGGAACTGGGGTTTTCCATTCAGAAGAGAACTTCGGCAGTGAATGGACACGACTTTTACAGATTTGGGTACTTCCCGATGCCAAAGGACATACGCCAAATTATGGTGATTTCCGCTTTGATTGGAATGAGCGGGTAAATAAATGGTTGCATATGGTTTCAAGTAAAACCGGTAATGCACCTATAAAAGTGAATCAAGATGTCAATTTCAATGTTACTTATCTTGAGGCTGGCAAAACTATTGATTTTGAGGTCGCTCAAAATCGGCAGGCCTATGTAGTACAGATTGAAGGACATTCAATTATTAATGGTCAACGGGTCGAAGAAACCTGGGCACTGGAAAGTGTTGAAGAAAATCTTCATATTGAAGCAGATGATAATAATTCCCATGTCTTGGTTATTGAAATGGCAAAGTATGAGGGATAA
- a CDS encoding MarR family winged helix-turn-helix transcriptional regulator encodes MKTKYSNKDQLNLDVFIKLSRCAQSVQRKIQKFFYQYNITVPQFGVLEMLYHKGDLCIQEVIDRTLSSSGNMTVVVENLRKEGYISKQQDKNDGRKMVLHLESKGHELMEILFPAFLIELDQLMMVLSEDEKVVLSELLKRLGHAQE; translated from the coding sequence ATGAAAACGAAGTATAGTAATAAAGACCAATTAAATTTAGATGTTTTCATTAAATTAAGTCGTTGTGCTCAAAGCGTCCAACGGAAAATACAAAAATTTTTTTATCAATATAATATAACAGTGCCACAATTCGGGGTATTGGAAATGTTATATCACAAAGGAGATTTATGTATCCAGGAAGTTATTGATCGCACTTTGTCTTCAAGTGGCAATATGACAGTTGTCGTGGAGAACCTGCGGAAAGAAGGATATATTTCGAAACAGCAGGATAAAAATGACGGACGTAAAATGGTCCTTCATCTTGAATCCAAAGGACATGAATTAATGGAGATATTATTTCCAGCATTTCTAATTGAATTAGATCAGCTTATGATGGTATTAAGTGAAGATGAAAAGGTTGTTCTGAGCGAATTATTGAAACGCCTCGGACATGCCCAAGAATAA